In the genome of Candidatus Nitrosotenuis sp. DW1, one region contains:
- the dph2 gene encoding diphthamide biosynthesis enzyme Dph2: MIVIDEDKIFKTIQERKPVSVALNGPEGIIPKVQDAAVNIMNRFGIPAYVIADTTWGTCDLNSNGAKTLAADILFNVGHTISMSTFQDNVVMIDAFDDISFESVTVKCADILKGKTVSLVTDSQHLNQIDTVRKTLEENGVQVKVGKGKGQLNDGQVFGCEFYPAQEVQNQVDANVFMGQSNFHAAGLALSTNKPTYVLDPYFNEVREVTEFAQKLQTKATLAIYKAADAKTFGVIVGLKEGQLSKTTALKFKRELEKEGKTVQLFALTDITNDRLRNLKGIDAFIQVACPRISTDNQFDKPVLSTPQASALLKILRNESIDGYLQVPHWL; this comes from the coding sequence ATGATAGTAATAGACGAAGACAAAATCTTCAAGACAATTCAAGAGCGCAAACCGGTATCCGTTGCACTAAACGGCCCAGAGGGGATCATCCCAAAGGTCCAAGATGCCGCCGTCAACATTATGAATAGATTTGGCATTCCAGCATATGTGATTGCAGATACCACGTGGGGCACGTGTGATCTGAATTCAAACGGCGCAAAAACTCTAGCTGCAGATATCTTGTTCAATGTTGGTCACACGATAAGCATGTCGACTTTTCAGGACAATGTTGTGATGATAGATGCCTTTGATGATATTTCCTTTGAAAGTGTCACAGTAAAATGCGCAGATATTCTAAAGGGCAAGACAGTGTCACTTGTAACTGACAGCCAGCACCTCAACCAAATTGACACAGTTCGTAAGACTCTAGAAGAAAACGGAGTCCAAGTAAAAGTAGGAAAGGGTAAAGGCCAGTTAAATGACGGGCAGGTATTTGGATGCGAGTTTTATCCAGCTCAAGAGGTACAAAACCAAGTTGATGCAAACGTCTTCATGGGACAGAGCAATTTCCATGCAGCGGGCCTCGCACTTTCGACAAACAAGCCAACCTATGTCTTGGATCCTTACTTTAACGAGGTCAGAGAGGTAACAGAGTTTGCGCAGAAGCTGCAGACAAAAGCAACTCTTGCCATATACAAGGCAGCAGATGCGAAGACGTTTGGAGTAATAGTTGGCCTCAAAGAAGGCCAGCTTTCAAAAACTACCGCACTCAAATTCAAGCGCGAGCTTGAAAAAGAAGGAAAAACAGTTCAGCTGTTTGCACTCACAGACATTACAAACGACAGACTGCGCAATTTGAAGGGAATTGATGCATTTATCCAAGTTGCGTGCCCAAGAATTTCAACTGACAATCAATTTGACAAACCCGTCTTGTCTACACCGCAGGCAAGCGCACTGCTAAAAATATTAAGAAATGAAAGCATCGATGGATACTTGCAGGTTCCACACTGGTTGTAA
- a CDS encoding tRNA(Ile)(2)-agmatinylcytidine synthase, translating into MQKETILNIGFDDTDSPKGMCTTYLAYRLVDSLKKEKVEFLDYPRLIRFNPNIPWKTRGNGAVALKIKTSRPDVVKNKVIRFVKKFSDLKNGANPAVVFFENADIPEEFTQFSKHALWQLISRNHAKKFVADHNIESFYIGNGQGLVGAIGAIGYRFSDHTYELLIYRKKSQFGKKRKIVADSVRQMQETTYPRTFNSYDTKKQKILFAPHGPDPVFFGIRGEDVGSLLDASQLIKTQEKPIGHMIFKSNQGTGDHLQNEIDVCSLRPYCSGIVTGVVSVEPKIEKGGHVMFGIKKDGIEINCAVYKETGITKHTMNLILGDKICVGGGIRKASSKHNRVLNVEFFQVLSLEKKIILVNPTCTKCKKHMKSKGKGQGFECVRCGKKSPKKEIRQISRQIKKQVYIPQVSAHRHLTRPQQRLGTANRETRFDSSIPWFYANQN; encoded by the coding sequence GTGCAAAAAGAGACAATCCTGAACATAGGCTTTGATGATACCGACTCCCCAAAGGGAATGTGCACCACTTATCTTGCATACCGCTTGGTCGACTCGCTAAAAAAAGAAAAAGTAGAGTTTCTTGACTATCCAAGACTGATACGATTCAATCCCAACATACCATGGAAGACGCGCGGAAATGGGGCAGTCGCATTAAAAATCAAGACAAGCAGACCGGATGTGGTGAAAAACAAAGTGATTAGATTCGTAAAAAAATTCTCCGACCTAAAAAATGGGGCAAATCCCGCAGTAGTCTTTTTTGAAAATGCAGACATACCAGAAGAATTTACGCAATTTAGCAAGCATGCGCTGTGGCAGCTGATAAGCAGAAATCACGCAAAAAAGTTTGTTGCAGATCACAATATAGAGTCATTTTACATTGGAAATGGCCAAGGGCTAGTTGGCGCAATAGGCGCAATCGGATATAGATTCTCTGATCATACGTACGAGCTACTCATCTACAGAAAAAAATCACAGTTTGGGAAAAAACGAAAAATAGTTGCAGATAGTGTAAGGCAAATGCAGGAAACGACATACCCAAGAACCTTTAACAGCTATGACACAAAAAAACAGAAAATCTTGTTTGCGCCGCATGGACCTGACCCCGTATTCTTCGGTATCAGGGGAGAGGATGTAGGCTCGTTACTTGACGCATCGCAACTAATCAAAACTCAAGAAAAGCCAATCGGTCACATGATCTTCAAGTCCAATCAGGGAACAGGGGATCATCTGCAAAATGAAATTGATGTCTGTTCTCTAAGACCGTATTGTTCTGGAATTGTAACCGGTGTAGTTTCAGTGGAACCAAAAATAGAAAAAGGCGGACATGTGATGTTTGGAATAAAAAAAGATGGTATTGAAATAAACTGTGCAGTCTACAAGGAAACTGGAATAACAAAACACACCATGAATCTCATTCTGGGCGATAAAATCTGCGTGGGTGGAGGAATCAGAAAGGCATCAAGCAAGCATAACCGTGTACTGAATGTAGAGTTTTTCCAGGTTTTGAGTTTGGAAAAAAAAATAATCCTAGTTAATCCAACGTGCACAAAATGCAAAAAACACATGAAGTCAAAGGGAAAAGGTCAGGGCTTTGAATGTGTAAGATGTGGAAAAAAATCTCCTAAAAAAGAAATCCGACAAATTTCAAGACAAATAAAAAAGCAAGTCTATATCCCGCAGGTATCTGCGCACAGGCATCTTACACGCCCGCAACAAAGACTTGGAACTGCAAACAGAGAGACAAGATTTGATAGTTCTATTCCATGGTTTTACGCTAATCAAAACTGA
- the pheA gene encoding prephenate dehydratase: MYRVSFQGERGAYSEDAAISFFKEPIDTVPFATFAEVVKSTQRGDTDYSVLPMENSLEGSVGESYDLLVSTRLTIVGEIYYRVRHCLIGFDGMDVVDTVYSHPQALGQCRKFIQDHKLKTIPTYDTAGSVKIIKDLNKKNISCIASKRASEIYQVPIIREGVEDNTNNYTRFLVLSKTPLDDGDKTSIIFSVKHEAGALFNILKEFNDFKVNLTKIESRPNKSTPWEYNFYMDFDGTKEDPIIQEILEKIRQRTVFMKVLGSYRKAKMV, encoded by the coding sequence ATGTACAGAGTATCGTTCCAAGGAGAACGAGGTGCGTATAGCGAGGATGCGGCGATTTCGTTTTTTAAGGAGCCAATAGATACAGTTCCCTTTGCAACGTTTGCCGAAGTAGTAAAATCCACCCAGAGGGGGGACACTGATTATTCAGTGCTGCCGATGGAAAATTCGCTTGAAGGTAGCGTGGGTGAGAGTTATGATTTGCTGGTATCCACCAGATTGACAATAGTTGGAGAGATATACTACAGGGTAAGGCACTGCCTGATTGGATTTGACGGCATGGATGTGGTTGATACTGTGTATTCGCATCCGCAGGCACTTGGGCAGTGTAGGAAATTCATTCAGGATCACAAGCTAAAGACAATTCCGACATACGATACAGCTGGAAGTGTCAAAATAATAAAAGACTTGAATAAGAAAAACATAAGTTGCATTGCAAGCAAGAGAGCATCTGAAATATACCAGGTTCCGATAATCAGAGAAGGAGTAGAGGACAACACTAACAATTATACTCGATTTTTGGTATTGTCAAAAACCCCCCTAGACGACGGAGACAAGACATCAATCATATTTTCAGTCAAGCATGAGGCTGGAGCATTGTTTAACATACTAAAAGAGTTTAATGACTTTAAGGTAAATCTCACAAAAATAGAATCAAGGCCAAACAAGAGCACTCCGTGGGAATACAATTTCTACATGGACTTTGACGGTACCAAAGAAGATCCTATCATACAGGAAATATTGGAGAAGATAAGGCAGAGAACGGTGTTTATGAAAGTGCTTGGCTCGTACAGAAAAGCAAAAATGGTTTAG
- a CDS encoding exosome complex RNA-binding protein Csl4, with product MEDFVVPGDTLGSIEEMEAGNNTFDDGSKIRASTIGIANIDKKNKIAQVENGKQLAIPKKGDIVIGTVAAVLSSMIAVAIHYINGKPNSSGVECICQNMDRRRIIARVNDVITLKIESHLNGTIHATIDEPELGVLFTKCNICAGSVVPLRDRVKCPNCGFVEDRKISTNFEKSDFLKLRD from the coding sequence ATGGAAGACTTTGTCGTACCTGGCGATACGCTTGGCTCTATTGAAGAGATGGAGGCAGGAAACAACACCTTTGATGACGGCAGTAAGATCAGGGCATCTACAATTGGAATTGCAAATATAGATAAAAAAAACAAGATTGCGCAGGTGGAAAATGGAAAACAGCTTGCAATACCAAAAAAAGGCGACATTGTCATAGGTACAGTGGCAGCAGTATTGTCATCCATGATTGCAGTAGCCATACATTACATAAACGGCAAACCAAACTCATCAGGAGTGGAATGCATTTGCCAGAACATGGACAGAAGGAGAATAATTGCCAGAGTAAACGATGTAATTACACTAAAAATTGAAAGTCACCTAAACGGTACAATACATGCAACAATTGATGAGCCTGAACTAGGGGTATTATTTACAAAATGTAACATTTGTGCTGGAAGCGTAGTTCCGCTAAGAGACAGAGTCAAGTGCCCAAACTGCGGATTTGTTGAGGACCGCAAGATATCAACCAATTTTGAAAAGAGCGATTTTCTGAAGCTAAGAGATTAA